In the genome of Hydrogenophaga sp. PBL-H3, the window TTCTTCTTCGACTTCGTGGACGAGCTGCCCGCGCTGGGCAAACCGTCGGCGCTGGACCCCAAGCTGGTGTACGAGGTGCCGCATGCCTTGCTGTACGTTGGCCTGCTCATGCCCAACCGCATTTATGAGTTGCTGCCGATCTCGGTGCTGATCGGCGCAGTTTTCGTGCTGGCGCGGCTGGCCCAAGGCTCGGAATACACGATCCTGCGCACCAGCGGGCTGGGCCCCTGGCGCGCGCTGCGCACGCTGCTCGGCCTGGGTGCCGTGTTCGTGGTGCTCACCTTCGCACTGGGCGACTACGTGGCACCGCTGGCGGACCGGACGGCTCAACTGCTCAAGGCCCGCTACCAAGGCAACATCAGCGTCGGCCAGACCGGCGCCTGGCTCAAGGAGCGACAGCCCTACAGCAATTTCTCGGTCAACGTGGGCTCGATGTCGTCACAAGGCGGGCTGGGCAACGTGCGGATCTTCGAGTTCAACAACCAGGGCTCGCTGGTCTCCACGCTCACTGCGGTCACCGGCCAGATCGAGGCCGACGACTCATGGACCTTGCGCCAGGTGCAGCGGCGCGAATTCGACACCGCCGGCAAGGCGTCGGCCCGCATCGTGCGCAGCGAGCTGGAAACCTTCCGCTGGCCCAGCGGCATCAACAGCGAAATGGTGTCGGTGGCCTTGCTCAAGCCCGAGACAATGCGCACGGCCGACCTGTTCGGCTACATCCGCCACCTGCAGGCAAACGGGCAGACGGCGCAGCGCTACGAGATCGAGTTCTGGCGCAAGGTGTTCTACCCACTCAGTTGCCTGGTGATGGTGGTGCTCGCCCTGCCCTTCGCTTACCTGCACTTCCGCTCGGGCAGCATCACCGCCTACGTGTTTGGCGGCGTGATGATCGGCATCAGCTTCTTCCTGCTCAACAACGTCTTCGGCTACATCGGCAACCTCAATGCCTGGCAGCCCTGGCTGGCGGCGGCCTCACCCGCGCTGATCTATTCGGTGTTTTCGCTGGCCGCGTTTGGCTGGCTCGTCTTGCGAAGGTAGCGTGTCCATGCTCGGTGTGATCGTGTTTGCCCATGGGTCGCGCGACCCGTTGTGGCGCCTGCCGGTGGAGTCGGTGGCGCAGCAGATCGCGCGCAACGACCCCGCTGCCGCCGTGTCGTGCGCCTACCTGGAACTTTGTGAACCCGACATGGCCACTGCCGTGAACCAGATGGTCACGGCCGGCGCCACGCACGTGCGGGTGCTGCCGCTGTTTTTCGGCATGGGCAAGCACGCGCGCGAAGACCTGCCAGTGCTCATGAAAGACCTGGCCGAGAGCCACCCCCAGGTGCGTTTCGAGCAGTTGCCCGCTGCGGGAGAAGACCCACGCCTGACCGCACTGCTCGCGCAGATCGCATTGGAAACTGCCCCATGAATTTGCACCAGTTCCGCTTCGTGCAGGAAGCCGTGCGCCGCAACCTCAACCTGACCGAGGCCGCCAAGGCACTGCACACCTCTCAGCCCGGGGTGTCCAAGGCCATCATCGAGCTCGAAGACGAGCTGGGCATTGAAATTTTCGCGCGCCACGGCAAACGCATCAAACGCGTTACCGAGCCCGGCGTGCAGGTGCTCAAGAGCATCGAGATCATCCTGCGCGAGGTCAACAACCTCAAGCGCATCGGCGAGCAGTATTCGGCCCAGGACAGTGGCACGCTGTCCATTGCCACCACGCACACCCAGGCCCGCTATGTGCTGCCCGGACCGGTGGCCGCCTTGCGCCAGGCCTACCCCAAGGTCGGCATCAGCCTGCACCAGGGCTCGCCCGACCAGGTGGCCAAGATGCTGATGGAAGAAGTCGCCGAAATCGGCATGGCCACCGAATCTCTGGTGAACTACCCCGAACTCGTCACCTTGCCCTGCTACGAGTGGCAGCACGTCCTGGTGTTGCCGTTCGACCACCCGCTGCTGGAGCGCGAGCGCATCACGCACGAAGACCTGGCCCATGTGCCCCTGATCACCTACCACCCCAGCTACACCGGCCGCACCCGCATCGACCAGGCCTTCGCGCTGCGCCACCTGCAGCCCAACATTGTTCTGGAAGCGATCGACTCCGACGTGATCAAGACGTATGTGAAGCTGGGCATGGGCGTGGGCATCGTGGCCGAGATGGCCATGGCGGGCGACAACCAGACGCCCGACCTGGTGTCCCGCCCTGCAGCCGACCTGTTTGGCCACAACCTGGCGCGTGTGGCCTTCAAGCGCGGCACCTACCTGCGCCACTTCGTGCTGCGATTTGCCGAGCTGCTCAGCGAGCGCCTCACGCGCGACCAGATCATGCGCGCCATGAGCGGCACCCCCGATGACTACGAACTGTGACTTCATGAGCCTCCATCCTCCCCGCACACCGCTCCTTCAATCTCGCCTGCCCAACGTCGGCACGACCATCTTCACCGTCATGTCGGCCCTGGCGGCCGAGCACAAGGCTGTGAATCTGGGACAAGGGTTTCCGGACTTCGATTGCGACCCTGCATTGGTCGACGCCGTCACAAAAGCCATGCAGGCTGGCCACAACCAGTACCCGCCCATGCCGGGCGTGCCCGCGCTGCGCCAGGCCATGGCCGACAAGATGCTCGCGCTCTACGGCCTGCGCTGCGACCCGGGCACCGAGATCACCGTGACCGCCGGCGCCACGCAAGCCATCCTCACCGCCCTGCTGGCCGTGGTGCATCCTGGCGACGAGGTCATCGTGCTGGAGCCTTGCTACGACAGCTACGTGCCCAACATCGAACTGGCCGGCGGTGTGCCGGTGCGCGTGCCGCTGACGCCGGGCACCTTCCGCCCCGATTTCGACCGCATAGCCGCTGCCATGACGCCGCGCACGCGCGCCATCCTGATCAACAGCCCACACAACCCCAGCGGGACCGTGTGGAGCGCGGCCGACATGCAGCGCCTGCAGGACCTGCTGGCCCCCACTGACGTGCTGCTGATCAGCGACGAGGTCTACGAACACATGGTGTTTGACGGCCAGCAGCATCAGAGCGCCGCGCGCTTCCCGGGCTTGGCTGCGCGCGCTTTCATCGTCAGCAGCTTCGGCAAGACCTATCACGTGACTGGCTGGAAGGTGGGCACCGTGGTGGCGCCCGCCGCGCTCACCGCCGAGTTTCGCAAGGTGCACCAGTTCAACGTATTCACGGTGAACACACCCATGCAGCACGCGCTGGCTGCCTACATGGCCAACCCCGCGCCCTACCTCGAATTGAGCGCGTTCTACCAGCGCAAGCGCGACCTGTTCTGCGAAGGCCTGGCCAACACCCGCTTTCGCATGCTCGCGGGTGAAGGCACCTACTTTCAGTGCGTTGACATCTCCGGCCTGGCCGTGCCGGAGCGCGACCTCCCTGACGGTGACTTCTGCCAGTGGCTCACACGCGAGATCGGCGTCGCCGCAATTCCGCTCTCGGCCTTCTATGGCAACGGCTTCGACCAGCGCGTGGTTCGCTTTTGCTTCGCCAAGAAGGACGACACCCTGCGCGAAGCGCTGAAACGGCTCGCCAGACTCTGAGTCAGCAACGGACCGCGTTGCGGCAGTAGCGGTCGAGTTCGCGCACGGTGCTCTGCCGTGCCACCGCCTGCTTCGCATTCGGCCCCACCTCCAGGCTCAGCTTCATCTCGTACTTCTTGAAGAAGTCGTCAAACAGCTCACCCCCCAGCGTGCCCGTGGCGGTGAGCTGGTCGGTCTTGGCATCGTGCTCGATCAGCACCGCGCACAACGGCTGCTCGGCCGGGCCATTGAGCACCAGCGCACCACGCGCCGGGTCGTACTGGCTGTGGTCGGCGCAGCAGTGGATCAGATCGCTGCCCTTGCTCGGCGTCTGCGGATTCACCGCCGCGCCCTTGCGAAAGCTGATGAAGCTCAGTTCTTTGGTCGGATACACCAGCTTGTGCGCGCAGATGGCGGAGAACGCCACCAGGCTGCGCTGCTGACCGACACCCCCGGGCCATTGGTAGGTCTGCTTCTCGCGCGTGACAAGCTGGGTGGCTGTGGCTGCCTTGCCCAGGTCGAGCAGGAACACGGGCGTGGCCTCGAACGGGTAGTGGAAAACGTAGTTGGTCTGCGTCCGCAGGCCGGCGGCCTTGAGCGGCTGGCCCAGTTCGTCAACCAGCAACACCCGGCCATAGCTGCGAGGCCTGGCCTCGGCAGCCCATGCATGGCCCGCCAGCGTGGCCGCCAGCGACCCCGCGCCCCATGCACAAGCTTCCCCGAATTCACGACGATCCATATGAAGACCCCGGTGCAGTGAAACGACGACCACAGGCGTGGCATGGTGGACAGTGAAACGCATCGCCAGACGTCATGTCAACCAGCGCGGACATCTCCCACCTCAAACAAGGGACAAGCCGGCTTTACACGGAGTCGCTGCGGCCCGCGACTTTTTTCACGGAAATGCGTCACTGCCGGGCTATTTGATTGATCGCTGCATCCGATACAAAGCTGGCCGCGTAGTTACCGTACGGGGTATCCAGTTTTTGACTTTTGAGGAAGCGCTTTCATGTTGCCCATCAATGCTTTTCAGATCGCCGTGGCCCGACCTTCAACGATCTTCGTTCGTCATGCGTTGGGCATGTTGCTGCTGGGAGCCGGCCTCTGGGCTGGTCAGGGCGTCGCCCGCGCGGCGACCACCAGCACAGTGATCGAAGCCGTGCAATTGCCCGCTTGGGTCGAGCACAACGGACAGCGTCGCCCGGCCGAGCCTGGCGTGCAACTGGTCGACAACGACAAGGCGATCACCGCCGGGCAAGCCCGCATGCTGCTGCGCATGTCCGACCGCAGTGTGATCAAGCTCGGCGAGCAAACCGAATTCCAGATCGAGTCCATGGCTGTGCGCAAATCGCAAGCGGCAGGTCCATCGGAACTCTCCGCCACCCTGCGCCTGGTCACCGGCGTGTTTCGGTATGCCACCGACTACACCAGCAAGGCCCTGGGCAACAAGCGCGACATCAACCTGAAGATGGCCACCGCCACCGTGGGCATTCGCGGCACCGATTTCTGGAGCATGACCGACGCTGCCCACGACGCCGTGTGCATGTTCGAGGGCAAGGTCGAGGTCATGCGCGATGCCAAGCCCGGCATCATGTTGGAGAAGCCCGGTGCGTTCTGGGTTGTGTTTACAGGTGCGGAAGAAAAACCCGCTGGTCAGGCCACGCCGGATCAACTGGCCAAGTTCATTGGCCAGGCCGAGATGCAGCCCGGCAAAGGCATCCTGTTGCAAGGCGGCCGCTGGCGCACGGTGGCGGGCTTCATGCCCAGCGGAGCCCAGGCCAATGCGCTGCGCACCAGCCTGCAGACCGCAGGCTATCCCGCCGAGGTGGTGGTCAAGGATGGCCGCTTCGAGGTCCGCATCAACCAGTTCGCTACCCGCGAAGACGCGGAAGCTGTGTTGAAACAACTGCAAGCCAACACCGCGCTGGGCGTGACCGAGGGACGCGTAGCGCTGGCCACACGTTGATCCAGCGGCCGCCGCGCAGGGCCGCCCCAAGCAAGGCCAGCCCCCATGGGGGGCAGCGACCCGCGCAGCGGCGGAGCGTGGGGGCTCAAAGCTGGAGCTGAGCCCAGGCCTTGTCCAGCCGTTTCACGCTCACCGGCTGCGGCGTGCGCAACTCCTGGGCGAAGAAGCTCACCCGCAGCTCCTCCAGCAGCCAGCGCAGTTCCTGCAGCCGGCCGTCCTGCACGCCCTTGCGCTCGGCCACCAGACGCCAGAAGCGCTGGTCTTGCGGGCGCAGCTCGGCCAGCCTGGAAGCGTCGCGTGCCGGGTCGGCACGCAGCTTGTCCAGCCGCAACTGCACCGCCTTCAGGTAGCGCGGCAGGTGCTGCAGCTGGGCGTAAGGCGTTTGCAACAGGAAACGCTTGGGCACCAGCCGGGCCAGTTGCTGGCCCACATCGGTGGCCACGTCGGTCGGTGGCTTGCTGTCCTTGAGCTTGCGCGCGGCGGCCGAGTATTCGGTGAGGATGGCACCAGCGCTGCGCGCGATCTCGCTGGCGATCAACGTGAGGCGCCCTCGTCCCTCATCCACGCGCTGCTTGAAAGCCCCTTCGCTGGCGGGCAGCGGCTCGGCGAGAAAGGCGCGGTCCAGCGCGAGTTCGAGGATCTGCGTGCGCAGCTCTTCCAGCGTGCCGCCCCCACCCGACTCCTTGCCCACCTGCATGTAGGCCGCAGCCATGGCCTGCAGGCCGGGCAGGTTTTTCTCCAGGTACTTCAC includes:
- the lptG gene encoding LPS export ABC transporter permease LptG, whose translation is MKTIRRLIYGEIFLAVGFVLLAFLSLFFFFDFVDELPALGKPSALDPKLVYEVPHALLYVGLLMPNRIYELLPISVLIGAVFVLARLAQGSEYTILRTSGLGPWRALRTLLGLGAVFVVLTFALGDYVAPLADRTAQLLKARYQGNISVGQTGAWLKERQPYSNFSVNVGSMSSQGGLGNVRIFEFNNQGSLVSTLTAVTGQIEADDSWTLRQVQRREFDTAGKASARIVRSELETFRWPSGINSEMVSVALLKPETMRTADLFGYIRHLQANGQTAQRYEIEFWRKVFYPLSCLVMVVLALPFAYLHFRSGSITAYVFGGVMIGISFFLLNNVFGYIGNLNAWQPWLAAASPALIYSVFSLAAFGWLVLRR
- a CDS encoding sirohydrochlorin chelatase → MLGVIVFAHGSRDPLWRLPVESVAQQIARNDPAAAVSCAYLELCEPDMATAVNQMVTAGATHVRVLPLFFGMGKHAREDLPVLMKDLAESHPQVRFEQLPAAGEDPRLTALLAQIALETAP
- a CDS encoding CysB family HTH-type transcriptional regulator; the encoded protein is MNLHQFRFVQEAVRRNLNLTEAAKALHTSQPGVSKAIIELEDELGIEIFARHGKRIKRVTEPGVQVLKSIEIILREVNNLKRIGEQYSAQDSGTLSIATTHTQARYVLPGPVAALRQAYPKVGISLHQGSPDQVAKMLMEEVAEIGMATESLVNYPELVTLPCYEWQHVLVLPFDHPLLERERITHEDLAHVPLITYHPSYTGRTRIDQAFALRHLQPNIVLEAIDSDVIKTYVKLGMGVGIVAEMAMAGDNQTPDLVSRPAADLFGHNLARVAFKRGTYLRHFVLRFAELLSERLTRDQIMRAMSGTPDDYEL
- a CDS encoding pyridoxal phosphate-dependent aminotransferase, which gives rise to MSLHPPRTPLLQSRLPNVGTTIFTVMSALAAEHKAVNLGQGFPDFDCDPALVDAVTKAMQAGHNQYPPMPGVPALRQAMADKMLALYGLRCDPGTEITVTAGATQAILTALLAVVHPGDEVIVLEPCYDSYVPNIELAGGVPVRVPLTPGTFRPDFDRIAAAMTPRTRAILINSPHNPSGTVWSAADMQRLQDLLAPTDVLLISDEVYEHMVFDGQQHQSAARFPGLAARAFIVSSFGKTYHVTGWKVGTVVAPAALTAEFRKVHQFNVFTVNTPMQHALAAYMANPAPYLELSAFYQRKRDLFCEGLANTRFRMLAGEGTYFQCVDISGLAVPERDLPDGDFCQWLTREIGVAAIPLSAFYGNGFDQRVVRFCFAKKDDTLREALKRLARL
- a CDS encoding (2Fe-2S)-binding protein — translated: MDRREFGEACAWGAGSLAATLAGHAWAAEARPRSYGRVLLVDELGQPLKAAGLRTQTNYVFHYPFEATPVFLLDLGKAATATQLVTREKQTYQWPGGVGQQRSLVAFSAICAHKLVYPTKELSFISFRKGAAVNPQTPSKGSDLIHCCADHSQYDPARGALVLNGPAEQPLCAVLIEHDAKTDQLTATGTLGGELFDDFFKKYEMKLSLEVGPNAKQAVARQSTVRELDRYCRNAVRC
- a CDS encoding FecR domain-containing protein, whose protein sequence is MLPINAFQIAVARPSTIFVRHALGMLLLGAGLWAGQGVARAATTSTVIEAVQLPAWVEHNGQRRPAEPGVQLVDNDKAITAGQARMLLRMSDRSVIKLGEQTEFQIESMAVRKSQAAGPSELSATLRLVTGVFRYATDYTSKALGNKRDINLKMATATVGIRGTDFWSMTDAAHDAVCMFEGKVEVMRDAKPGIMLEKPGAFWVVFTGAEEKPAGQATPDQLAKFIGQAEMQPGKGILLQGGRWRTVAGFMPSGAQANALRTSLQTAGYPAEVVVKDGRFEVRINQFATREDAEAVLKQLQANTALGVTEGRVALATR